One window of the Pseudomonas sihuiensis genome contains the following:
- a CDS encoding iron-containing alcohol dehydrogenase, with amino-acid sequence MTIAAFKIANKLLTGQGAVEQLAVELPRLNITNPLIVTDAILIKSGTVEHVLKQLGERRYGIYDGVEPEPEIAIVEACAKVYREGGHDGLIGVGGGSAIDIAKAVAGYVGHDGALEELFGVDQIKRKGPPLIAIPTTAGTGSEVTNVSILSDKKAQLKKGIVSDYLLPDVALVSPVMTLTCPRGVTAASGVDALVHAVESYLSVNASPITDALAIGAIKLIAKALPKAYANPADLVAREDMATASLMAGMAFGNAGVGAVHALAYPLGGRFNIAHGVSNALLLPYVMAWNKLACVERMAEIAAALGVQTHGLSDKVAADLAVEAMAELCASVDIPKGMRSFGVPEDAIPAMAEEASKIDRLMRNNPRRLTAGDIEQIYRAAY; translated from the coding sequence ATGACTATTGCTGCATTCAAGATCGCCAATAAGCTGCTGACCGGCCAGGGTGCCGTGGAGCAACTGGCGGTCGAACTGCCCCGTCTGAATATCACCAACCCGCTGATCGTCACCGACGCCATCCTGATCAAGTCCGGTACGGTCGAGCATGTCCTCAAGCAGCTCGGCGAGCGCCGCTATGGCATCTATGACGGTGTCGAGCCGGAGCCGGAAATCGCTATCGTCGAAGCCTGCGCCAAGGTCTATCGCGAGGGCGGTCACGATGGTCTGATCGGCGTCGGTGGCGGCAGCGCCATCGATATCGCCAAGGCCGTGGCCGGTTACGTCGGTCATGACGGTGCGCTGGAAGAGCTGTTCGGTGTCGATCAGATCAAGCGCAAAGGGCCGCCGCTGATTGCCATTCCGACCACTGCCGGCACCGGTTCGGAAGTGACCAACGTATCGATCCTGTCGGACAAGAAAGCGCAGCTGAAAAAGGGCATCGTCAGCGACTACCTGCTGCCCGACGTCGCCCTGGTCAGCCCGGTGATGACCCTGACCTGCCCGCGCGGCGTGACCGCAGCCAGTGGCGTCGACGCCCTGGTGCACGCGGTGGAGTCCTACCTGTCGGTCAATGCCTCGCCGATCACCGATGCCCTGGCCATTGGCGCGATCAAGCTGATCGCCAAGGCACTGCCCAAGGCCTACGCCAACCCGGCTGACCTGGTGGCGCGCGAAGACATGGCCACCGCCAGCCTGATGGCCGGCATGGCCTTCGGCAATGCCGGTGTCGGCGCCGTGCATGCGCTGGCCTATCCCCTGGGCGGGCGCTTCAACATCGCCCACGGCGTCAGCAATGCCTTGCTGCTGCCCTACGTGATGGCCTGGAACAAGCTGGCCTGTGTCGAGCGCATGGCCGAGATCGCTGCCGCCCTGGGCGTGCAGACTCACGGTCTGAGCGACAAGGTCGCCGCCGACCTGGCCGTCGAGGCCATGGCCGAGCTGTGTGCCAGCGTCGATATTCCCAAGGGCATGCGCAGCTTCGGTGTGCCGGAAGACGCCATTCCGGCCATGGCCGAGGAAGCGAGCAAGATCGACCGCCTGATGCGCAACAATCCGCGTCGCCTGACGGCGGGCGATATCGAGCAGATCTACCGCGCTGCCTACTGA
- a CDS encoding ABC transporter permease yields MLSPYMSPVERLWYYGLRILCGLVLLFLILPVLVIVPLSFNSGTFLVYPLQGFSLRWYEDFFMSADWMRSLKNSLIIAPAATLLAMVFGTLAAIGLTRGEFRGKALVMSLLISPMIVPVVIIGVASYLFFAPLGMGNSYLSLILVHAVLGVPFVIITVSATLQGFNHNLVRAAASLGASPLTAFRRVTLPLIAPGVISGALFAFATSFDEVVVTLFLAGPEQATLPRQMFSGIRENLSPTIAAAATLLIGFSILLLLTLEWLRGRSEKLRTSTPE; encoded by the coding sequence ATGCTCAGCCCCTACATGTCACCCGTCGAGCGCCTCTGGTACTACGGCCTGCGCATTCTCTGCGGCCTGGTGCTGCTGTTTCTGATCCTGCCGGTGCTGGTGATCGTGCCGCTGTCGTTCAACTCCGGCACTTTCCTGGTCTACCCGCTGCAGGGTTTCTCGCTGCGCTGGTATGAGGACTTCTTCATGTCCGCCGACTGGATGCGTTCGCTGAAGAACAGCCTGATCATCGCCCCGGCCGCGACCCTGCTGGCCATGGTCTTCGGCACCCTGGCCGCCATTGGCCTGACCCGTGGCGAGTTCCGCGGCAAGGCGCTGGTGATGAGCCTGCTGATCTCGCCGATGATCGTGCCGGTGGTGATCATCGGTGTGGCCAGTTACCTGTTCTTCGCGCCGCTGGGCATGGGCAACAGCTACCTGTCGCTGATCCTCGTGCATGCGGTGCTCGGTGTGCCGTTCGTGATCATCACCGTGTCGGCCACGCTGCAGGGCTTCAACCACAACCTGGTGCGTGCCGCCGCCAGCCTTGGCGCCTCGCCGCTGACGGCATTTCGCCGGGTGACCCTGCCGCTGATCGCGCCGGGGGTGATTTCCGGGGCACTGTTCGCTTTCGCCACCTCGTTCGACGAAGTGGTGGTGACCCTGTTCCTCGCCGGCCCCGAGCAGGCCACCCTGCCGCGGCAGATGTTCAGCGGCATTCGCGAGAACCTGTCGCCGACCATCGCCGCCGCCGCGACACTGCTGATCGGCTTCTCCATCCTGTTGCTGCTGACCCTGGAGTGGCTGCGCGGGCGTAGCGAGAAGCTGCGTACCTCCACGCCGGAGTAG
- a CDS encoding sigma-54 interaction domain-containing protein, with protein MDFDDPGFRELIDALHDGVYITDADGITLKVNSAYERLTGLRAEDVVGQHMQALVEQGVISQSVSLRVLKEGKALSLMQSVSQGKRLLVSGTPIFAADGRVRYVVSTVRDMTELLRMKHERDELQQLKQLRNSTAKLHAGQRDDLLDASPVASLPASGRVFAQARQVAASDVKVLLQGETGVGKTLIAQYIHKSSPRAAQPFLALNCGALPENLIEAELFGYVPGAFTGAGSKGKRGLLELAHQGTVFLDEIGDLPLALQVKLLKVIEESRFIPVGGLELKEVDVRIITATHHDLRKMVADGRFRADLYYRLNVVPIHIPALRERPEEIQPLLDFYLAEFNQRYGRALSWELEALDALTDYAWPGNIRELINLVERLVVTVSGERIELFDLPEEMRIARSDAGEDDLLPLRKQVENLERRLIRRALMQHKTTREAAKVLGLSQATLVQKMKRWEQG; from the coding sequence ATGGACTTCGATGATCCCGGTTTTCGCGAGCTGATCGACGCGTTGCACGATGGCGTCTACATCACCGACGCCGATGGCATCACCCTCAAGGTCAACAGTGCCTATGAGCGCCTGACCGGCCTGCGTGCCGAGGACGTCGTCGGCCAGCACATGCAGGCGTTGGTGGAGCAGGGCGTGATCTCGCAGTCGGTGTCGCTGCGCGTGCTCAAGGAAGGCAAGGCGCTGTCGCTGATGCAGAGCGTCAGCCAGGGCAAGCGTCTGCTGGTCAGTGGCACGCCGATCTTCGCCGCCGATGGCCGGGTGCGCTACGTGGTCAGTACCGTGCGCGACATGACCGAACTGCTGCGCATGAAGCATGAGCGCGACGAGCTGCAGCAACTGAAGCAGTTACGCAACAGCACCGCCAAGCTGCATGCCGGGCAGCGTGACGATCTGCTCGATGCCTCGCCAGTGGCCAGCCTGCCGGCGTCCGGGCGGGTCTTCGCTCAGGCCCGGCAGGTCGCCGCCAGTGACGTGAAGGTGCTGCTGCAGGGGGAAACCGGCGTCGGCAAGACCCTGATCGCCCAGTACATTCACAAGAGCAGCCCGCGCGCGGCGCAGCCGTTCCTGGCGCTGAACTGTGGCGCGCTGCCGGAAAACCTGATCGAGGCCGAGCTGTTCGGTTATGTGCCGGGCGCTTTCACCGGCGCCGGCAGCAAGGGCAAACGCGGGCTGCTGGAGCTGGCGCACCAGGGCACGGTTTTTCTCGATGAGATCGGTGATCTGCCGCTAGCGCTGCAGGTCAAGCTGCTCAAGGTGATCGAGGAGAGCCGCTTCATTCCGGTCGGTGGCCTGGAGCTGAAAGAGGTGGACGTGCGCATCATCACCGCCACCCACCATGATTTGCGCAAGATGGTCGCCGACGGGCGTTTTCGCGCCGACCTCTATTACCGGCTCAACGTGGTGCCGATCCATATCCCGGCCTTGCGCGAGCGGCCCGAGGAAATTCAGCCGCTGCTGGATTTCTACCTGGCCGAATTCAACCAGCGTTATGGCCGCGCACTGAGCTGGGAGCTCGAGGCGCTCGATGCACTGACCGACTACGCCTGGCCCGGCAACATCCGCGAGCTGATCAATCTGGTCGAGCGCCTGGTGGTCACCGTCAGCGGCGAACGCATCGAGCTGTTCGACCTGCCAGAGGAGATGCGCATCGCCCGTAGCGATGCCGGCGAAGACGATCTGCTGCCCCTGCGCAAGCAGGTGGAGAACCTCGAGCGGCGCCTCATCCGCCGTGCGCTGATGCAGCACAAGACCACCCGAGAAGCGGCCAAGGTGCTGGGTCTCAGCCAGGCGACCCTGGTGCAGAAGATGAAGCGCTGGGAACAGGGTTGA